A genomic window from Pseudomonas cavernicola includes:
- a CDS encoding nuclear transport factor 2 family protein, translating to MNQQLLRTREKWYSAFIAGDVGTMHEIEAESFTVINDLGAQNKNEQLNNISKAIDGGHWFAPGSRTQDLSLEILHLGNFAFIHGQGRTISKNNETPEIFFSELWQNIEGQWCVINLHYTTCRN from the coding sequence GTGAATCAACAATTACTTAGAACGCGAGAAAAATGGTATTCGGCTTTCATTGCCGGAGACGTTGGCACAATGCATGAAATCGAAGCCGAGTCTTTTACTGTGATAAACGACTTAGGCGCACAAAATAAAAATGAACAACTTAATAATATCTCCAAAGCAATTGATGGCGGCCATTGGTTTGCCCCTGGAAGTCGCACCCAAGACCTGAGCTTAGAGATATTACATCTTGGCAATTTTGCTTTTATTCATGGCCAAGGGCGCACAATATCTAAAAATAATGAAACGCCAGAAATTTTCTTTAGTGAGCTATGGCAAAACATTGAAGGGCAATGGTGTGTAATCAACTTACACTACACAACATGCCGTAACTAA